Genomic DNA from Ilyobacter polytropus DSM 2926:
ATTGCTTCAAGGAGTTGGAAAATGTCTTTAAATATAAAAAAATTAAAGAAAAAAATTAAAGAAAAGGTACTTCTTCAGAAGGATTTTGAAGAGTTTGTATGCCAAGAGTGCAGCGAAGAGAAGGATTTTCAGGACCTTATTGACCTTATTTTTAAAGAGAATATAGAAATACAGGAGAATGAAGAAAATTATGAAGATAATATAGGAGACGGTTATTATAGTGAAGAGATATTAGAACAGTATTTTCATGATATCTCACTGTATACTCCGATACCAAAAGAAAAAGAAAAAGATATAGTAAAAAAAGCTCAGGATGGTGATGAAGAGGCACGTGAGATGCTTGTAACTTCTAACTTGAAACTAGTCGCTAAGATTGCTATGAAATATTCCAAATCAGGTGTTAATTACATTGACCTTATACAAGACGGAACAATAGGACTTATAGCTGCCATTGATAAATATGATCTTTCTAAGGGTCATAGTTTCACATCTTATTCTGTATGGTGGATAAAAAGGGAGATAATAAACTCTATAGCGAATAGAATAAATGCAATAAAAATACCTAGTTATGTCTATCTTATGAATAAAAAAATAAGAATATTTGAAGATGATTTTATGGAAAGAAATAACAAGAAACCCAGCTATCAAGAAATATCTGAGGCATTGAATTTGTCATTAGAGGAAGTTGAAAAAATGAAAGAAGCATCTGAAATAGGTGTAGGCGGATTTGCAGATGGCAATGAACCAGATCTAGGTGACTTTAACACAGTTGATCAGATAGATAAGGAACTTAATCTTCTAGAAGAGAGAAGTAAAATATCAAATTTAATGAGAAAAATATCTCCTGAAGAGCAAAAGGTAGTGGAAATGTATTATGGTCTTGATGACAATAAAAGATTAGGGTTCAAAGAGATATCCAAAATAATGGGTGTTTCAGTTGAGAAAGTTAAGTTTTTAAAGGAAAGGGCAATACTCAAGCTAAAATGTGCTAATGAGAGGATGTGGGGCTAGTGAGGCTTTCTGAAATAACAAAGAAATTGGAAAAGGCTTTTCCTAAAGATATAGCAGAATCTTGGGATAATGTGGGACTATTAGTAGGTGAAAAAAACAAAGATATAAAAAAAATACAGATATCGCTAGATGCTACAGAAAAAGTGATAGAAGAGGCCGTCAAAAATAATGCAGACCTCATAATAACTCATCACCCTCTTATATTTTCACCATTAAAAGCAATAAATGATTCTACTCTACTTGGAAAAAAAATAATGAAACTTATAAAAAATGATATAGCATTGTATTCGATGCATACAAATTTAGATTCGGCTGAAAATGGACTGAACAAATATGTAGCCGAAATTATAGGTGCTAGGGAATCTAAAATTATAGCTGAAAACTACCGTGATGTCTATAAACTTGCTGTATATGTCCCGAAGGAAAATCATAAAGAGGTATTAAAAAAAGTCCAGGAAACAGGGGTTTCACTGGAAGGTTATGATGATGTGTCTTATTCTACCGAATGTATAGAAAGATACAGAATATCAGGAGAAGACAATGCACATA
This window encodes:
- a CDS encoding sigma-70 family RNA polymerase sigma factor, which encodes MSLNIKKLKKKIKEKVLLQKDFEEFVCQECSEEKDFQDLIDLIFKENIEIQENEENYEDNIGDGYYSEEILEQYFHDISLYTPIPKEKEKDIVKKAQDGDEEAREMLVTSNLKLVAKIAMKYSKSGVNYIDLIQDGTIGLIAAIDKYDLSKGHSFTSYSVWWIKREIINSIANRINAIKIPSYVYLMNKKIRIFEDDFMERNNKKPSYQEISEALNLSLEEVEKMKEASEIGVGGFADGNEPDLGDFNTVDQIDKELNLLEERSKISNLMRKISPEEQKVVEMYYGLDDNKRLGFKEISKIMGVSVEKVKFLKERAILKLKCANERMWG
- a CDS encoding Nif3-like dinuclear metal center hexameric protein, which produces MRLSEITKKLEKAFPKDIAESWDNVGLLVGEKNKDIKKIQISLDATEKVIEEAVKNNADLIITHHPLIFSPLKAINDSTLLGKKIMKLIKNDIALYSMHTNLDSAENGLNKYVAEIIGARESKIIAENYRDVYKLAVYVPKENHKEVLKKVQETGVSLEGYDDVSYSTECIERYRISGEDNAHTVDNIKVEVIGEKGKMFQLLNEIRKIHPYDQVPYEIFSVENRYLKGGIGRVFSLEKPVLFKEYVNLVKEKLSIENLRIVAENEEKSVKKVAVVNGSGMSFFKKIKKLGVDVFVTGDIKYHEALDAAEEGLNLIDLGHYESEHFFNRLVVRELIELTDVETYIMNEKPIFKYR